CAAAAGGTGTTTCATAAAGAATTGGTTTCCAGTGTGCCTGATAAGTATTTAGACTCATCGTAAACGGTTACGCCGAGTAATTTCCAATGGATTGTTCCTGATACTCCATACGCTATCGCGTGGTCTTTCGTTGCTTTCACGGAAACCAGTCGGGGTTCCCAGATATAGCCGCTAATTAAACCCGATAGATAAGTGTTGGCCGATATCACAACGGCTTGACCAGACGTGGAATCGGTGCCGGTTTCTACCATCAACTCTATCCTGTTGACCCAATTTTCGTCAAGCGTGCTGCGGCCAACCCGGTGGGGGGCGGGTAGTAGATTGCTGCCCGCATCAACGCCGAATGTCTTCGTCTGCTTGTTTTCCCGAACGTTGCTAACGCGGCTTGAACTGGCAGAAAGCAGTCCGACAACGAAAATAACGGCGGCAAAGAGGCCCATTTTTTCCCGGATCAGCTTGGTCGCCCGGAAGCAGATTACCAGAAAGAAAATAATAAGACCGATGTTCAGTAAAGTCCAGAAGAGGGGTAGCATCAGGTTGAGGGTAGTGTGTCTCCAAATCTACGCATCCTTTTACAATTTCCCGTATGAACGGAGCCACATATAATACCGGATGCCGTAATCAATCTGGGCCTTGCCGACACAGACCGGAGTTGACGAACAGAACTGCAACTGTACTTTTTCCCGGTAAATCAGCCCCACGTTCCGGGCGTATACTTCCAGGCGTTTGTCCTGATTAACCAGCGTGGAATCATTTTGTTGGATGACCGTGGCCGTTTCGGGAAACGTCTGATTCAGAACGCTGAACGGCTGGCCGGTATTGCGAAGCTGGTAGGTATCTTCCCCCAGCGTGTTGTAGGCATTGCCGTTCCACTGCAGCTGATCGGTCGGCGGAAAAAGGAGCTTGACGTAAGCCACATTGTTTTCCGTGCGGATGAGTTGATCGTCGGCAATCCGGACGCTGCTCACCGAGTCGGGTTGCCAGGGCTCCTGCTCGTTTGCCCGGCGGTAGCGTTCGATGCGAAAGGCGCTGCCGTTGGCCAGATCGATGGGCGAATCGGTCGTTATTTCGCGCAACTGGTAAGTCTGGGTCACCGGAGGTCCGTTGAGCGCAAAGCGTTGTTCCGTTACGTCGTACACGCGGAAAGAACCCGTCTCCAGCGAAACGTATTCGTAGCCGGGCGTGTGCGGTTCTGTGCTGGTTTGGCAGGCATACAGCCAAATAGATGTTAGAGCAAGCAACAATGCAGAGCGAAAATGAAAAATGGAGTGGCGTTTGGAATAGGACATGGATGTTGGCGTTAGAAAACGAAAATAAACAGTTTGGGCCAACGGAACAAACCGGGCTTTCCGAGCCGGGTGGCTTTTAAACTGTTGCGTCAATAATTTTGCCGATTGCCCAATTCCGACACCTGGATAGTAAAAAAGCCGTTCCAGCTTCGGGACGGCTTTTTTACTATTAGGAAACGCCGGTTATCAGGCCGTATGACCAAGGGCGGGCATGGCGAACGGTGTCGTTTCGTCCCCCCGTCCCGATTGGCGGAAGCTTTTCATGATCCAGCCACCCCCGATGACATCATCGCCTTCGTAGAAAACGGCGGCCTGTCCGGGAGCGATGGCCGAAACGCCCTGTTCGAAGAGAACCTTGATGCGGTCATCGGCTTCCTGCGTAATCAGCGCCGGTGTGCCCGGATCTTTGTAGCGAACTTTGGTAACGGTTTCCAGCGGTTTTTCGAGCGCGGCATATTTTTGAAGGTTCAACCGGCTGACAATCATACCGTCGCGGTACAGGTCTTTATCAATGCCCAGCACTACTTCGTTGGACTCCTTCCGGATGTCGGTAACAAAAACCGGGAAGCCCAGGGCAATGCCCAGCCCTTTCCGCTGGCCGATGGTGTAAAAAGGGTATCCTTCGTGCTTGCCAACCACTTTCCGGGTGCCGGTTTCGGCATCTTCCAGGATAAAATTGCCCCCCGCAACCGACTGTTCCAGCCCCGGAACGCGCCGTTTCAGGAAGCCCCGGTAATCGTTGTCGGGCACGAAGCAGATTTCGTAGGATTCTGATTTGGTAACCAGTTCAATAAACCCGCGGTCTTTGGCCATTTCGCGGATTTCCGATTTCCGCAGGTGTCCCAGCGGTAATTTGGTCCGGCTCAGGCTTTCCTGCGAAACGCCCCACAGAACGTAGGATTGATCTTTCAGGTTGTCGATACCGCGTGAAATAACAAAGCGACCGTTGGCGGTACTTTCATCGTTGACCTGCCGGATGTTGGCGTAGTGACCCGTTGCGATGAATTCGCAATCCAGCCGGTCGGCCCGGCGTAGCAGCGCATCCCATTTGATGTGGGTGTTGCAGAGCACACAGGGGTTCGGCGTCCGGCCTTCCAGGTATTCGCCCGTGAAATGGTCGATCACCGCATCCCCGAATTCGGAGCGGATGTCCAGGATGTAGTGCGGAAAGCCGAGGTTGACGGCGATGTTTCGGGCGTCGTTGATGGAGTCGAGGCTGCAGCAGCCGGTTTCTTTTTTGGTACCGCCCGACGAGGCATAATCCCAGGTTTTCATGGTCATGCCGATTACTTCGTAGCCTTGTTCGTGCAGCAGCACTGCCGCCAGGGAGGAATCGATGCCGCCACTCATGGCGACCAAAATACGTCCGTGTTTGCTCATGGTTTATCTAACAAGGTTCAAAGCCTTGCGATACGTGAATGTGTAAAAATGATTGGTAAAGCGTTCAAAGTCATTCTGGTGAACCCCTGGTAAGCAGCGGCAACGGCTCTTGCGCTGCTTACTTTTATTGGGCTAAACCGGCTTTCTGAGTGCAAAGATACTTTTTAACAAACTTTTCCCGAAATCCATTCCGCAATTGGTACTTGTTTCGAAACACCCGCCCGGGCGGGTGCGGCCTGTTTGAAAAGCTGCGGAGAGATCACAAAGTTATGGGGTTTCCCCACAAACTTTACGCGGGTGGTCCCAGGTGCTTGGCGAACCGGAGGAGTCGTGTTTGTTTTGGCGCATCAACGCTTGTTAAAACAGCTCCGCCATGAACCGCTTCCTGATTCTTATGCTTCTGACCACCTCGAGCGTGATGGCGCAATCCGTCGATTCGACGACAACGCCGACGATCCCGCCCAAAAGCAGTTACAAGTTTGGCTGGAGCGCGGAAATCGGAATCACTTACGCGATCACGAGCCTGCCAAACGTCCGATCATTCTTTGAAAGCAATCGTATTAAATCGCAGGGGAGCCTCGAGCCGTTTATCCACTTTGGGGTCAGCGCCCGGTATCAGCGACTCAAACTGACGGCGCAGGTTGGGATCAATTACAGCCATTTGAATGTGCCCCGTGATGAGGATTCTGTGGTGGCCCGGCTGGTCAAAGCTGGCTATACGGGGCTGTTAATCGGTTTCGACGTGGTCAATGGGCGGAATCGGCGCTTGTACATCAATGCGGGTGTGGGCGGTATCGGATACGAATACAGTGTGTACCGCCGAACTCGTCAGGCAGTTGCCGCTCAGAGCTTGCCGCAGTATAGTCAGCCGGGAAATGTTCCTTCTCTATTTCTGAACAACGGATATTGGGATGTTAATCTTGACTATGTACTCCGCGAGAAGCGCCCGCTAAGCTTTCTAACGGCTGTGCGGATCGGCTACCGGCGGGCTCTGCAACGCGAAGTCTGGCAGTCCGATGCTTTTCAACTCATCGGTGGCCCTTCTGATCGCATCAGCCAGTTTTATTTCCAGACCGTATTCGGCTTTTCAACCAATTATTTGAAAAATAGCCAGCGATGATGACGCTCCTGTTGATCGGTTTTTTGGGATGGCTGGGCGGGTCAGCCGACGAACGCGGGCAACCCCGGAGCGGCCAGGCCCGGCTGATTATCTACCGGCAACGCGAGTTTGGGGGGAATAACTATGGCATCAGGCTGAACGACCGAAAACTCGGTACGCTCTCGACCAATCGCTTTCTTCAGGTAGACCTCCCGCCGGGCCGCGTGAAGATTGAATCTGTGAAAGATTATTTCTCGGAAAATCAGCAACTGTTGCTCAACTTGCAGCCCGGGCAGACGTATTACGTTAAAGCCGTGGAAGATATTGATTTTTTGACCCGGACGCTGCTCATGGCACCCATGAAGCCGGAGCAGGCCGAACGCGAACTACGCAACCTCAAACCAGCCAAGTCTAATTGGCCTGATTCAAACCCTTAACGTGTAGTTTGGCAATGCCGTCGCGCCCGAAGCCCTATTCGATCCTGCTTTTCACCGTTGTTGCTGGCGGTCTGCTCAGCTATTGGGGAGGGTTGCTGTACAAGGGCGTATGGCAGCAAACCGATGAACTCCGGCCGAATGTGGGCGGACTGGCCCGGTATCTGCTGGGAATTCTGTTGCTGCTGGGGATCATCTGGGGCATTGCCCACCTTAGTTACCGGCTGGCGTTCCGGCGGTGGCTGACTCGCCGGGAGACGCGGTTTTATTACGGGATCTGGCTGTGCGTGTTGGCGGATCTGCTGTTCGAACTGCTGCAACTACGGACGGATCGGGAACCCGAATTTGTGGATGAAAACCTGCTGGTTACGGGAGTTCTGCTGGCGTTTGTTCTTGCTTACGGCTACGTAGCTGACGCGCTCCGGACCCGCCGGGAACAAATCGAACTGGTGCAGCAAAAAACCGAAGCCGAGCTGACCGCCCTGAAAGCGCAGATTAACCCTCATTTTCTGTTCAATGCCCTCAATACCATCTACAACGAAGCACAGCGGGTTGATAACGAGAACGTGGCTGACATGATCCAGCAGTTGTCGGGCATCATGCGTTTTACGCTGCAGGAATCCAAACAACCGCTCACCTCGATCGATAAGGAACTGCAGTTTCTGGAAAAGTACCTGGCGCTGCAACGGGCCCGGTTGCCCGAAAGTTCTTATTTTCGCCTGTCAGCGCAACTGGACTGGGATGGCCAGCCGGCCCAGATTCCGCCGTTATTGCTGGTTCCGTTTGTCGAAAATGCGTTTCAGTACGGTATCAGTCTGACCCAATCGTCGTACATTGAGCTGGAGATCACCATCGAAAACCGCGTAATGCGAATGCAAATCGTCAACAGCCGGACCCGGGCCAGCACCCGACACGGCACGGGTACGGGCATTACCAACGCCCGGCAGCGACTGGCCCTGATGTATCCCAACCGGCACGAGCTGCGCATCAGCCAGACGGCCAGTTCATTCCGGGTCGAGCTGACCATTAATCTGTAAGGAGCTATGCTTGAAGCGATTGCCATCGACGACGAACCCGCGGCCCTGGAGGTAATCCAGCGTTACGCGGCAAAAGTGCCGTTTCTGAACCTCTCACAAGGCTTCCTGAACACCACCGAAGCGCTGTCGGCTCTGCACACGCAGCGGGTCGACCTGTTGTTTCTGGATATTCAGATGCCCGACGTGCTCGGAACCGATTTTGCCCGGCTGATTTTGCCCTTCCACAAAGCGGTTATTTTCACCACGGCTTATGCCGATTACGCCGTTGAGGGGTTTACCCTGCAGGCACTCGACTACCTGTTGAAACCCATTGAATTCGGGCGGTTTTTACAGGCCTGCAACCGGGCCTATGCGCAATTGAAACCACAGGGCGAAAATTCGTCCAGCATTTTTGTGAAAGATGGGTACGACTGGATTCGCATTCATCTGGATGAAGTGCTGTACATTCAATCGGACACCAACCTGCTCTTTATTCATGAGCAAAACCGGCAGGTTTGTACCCGCATGACCATCGCCGACATGCTCGCGACCCTGCCCGCCGATCGGTTTATCCGCGTTCATAAATCCTACATCGTGGCTCTGAAAGCCATCCGCCGGATCGAACGGCATCAGCTTACGGTGGGCAACGTTACCATCCCGTTGGCGGGGAGCTACCGCGACGTGGTCGGGCAACGGCTCCTGCGGAAATAGGGTGGGGCCAAGTGCATCCGTGAGGGTGAAAAGCCGTCTTCTCGGGAAGAATATTTTACCGGTAGCTGGTTTCCATTTATAAACCCGGTTTACATTTGCTGAACCAGTTGCTGATCGCTGGTTTGCCGCTTGACGCTGTGCCGCAACTTGATCAGATGCACTCGGATGGGGCAGCCACCGTCAAACGGCAAACCGGAAATCGTAAATCGAAATTTCATGGCTTTAAAAACAATCGTTAAAATCAGTAATGTAACCAACCTGAGCGATGCCCGCTATTGCGCTGGCATGGGTGTCGACCTGTTGGGTTTTTCAATGGACGAAAGTTCCGAACAGTATGTGGCCCCCGAAACCTTCAAGGAAATTCGTTCGTGGGTGGCGGGTCTGCACATTGTCGGGGAAACAACCTCCATAGACCCGCTGGAAATCGAGCGGCTGCTGGAACTGTACCAGCCGGATGTGCTGCAAATTGAGGAGCCCGCCCTGCTACCTTACCTGTCGACCTTCGACAGTCGGCTGATTCTGAAAGCGGATCTTGCCCTGCTCACCCTCGATCAGCTCGAAACCTACTTCTCGGCTATCCAAACCGATCAGGTCGATTATTTCCTGCTCGAAAGCAAAGGCAATTTCCATCTCGACGACGATCTGAAGGCCATCCTTCAGCGGCTGGCGACCCACTATCCCATTCTGCTCGGTACCGGTTTTACAGCGGAGTCCGTCCACGACCTTCTGACCGAGCTTCCCATCCAGGGCATTGCCCTCACCGGCGGGGACGAAGACCGGCCCGGCTCCCGCGATTTTGGCGAACTGATGGACATTCTGGAAGCCTTGGAAACTGACGATTAAATTATTAGGTTAAACCCGGTAGTATGTATTACCTATTATCCGGTTTAGCGTACTTCCATCCGGACCCGCGTCCACTCTTCCCTTCTTTCTTTTAAGCTACCGAAAACGGCTCTAGGTTTACAGCGTGTTCAACAAATACGATCATGACCAAACGCTTAGAACGTTATCGCGACGAGGCCATGCTGGGCGGGGTAGCCGCCGGTCTGGCCCATTATTTCAATATTGACCGGACGCTGATCCGGGTGCTGTTTGTAGCCGGTTTTTT
This Larkinella insperata DNA region includes the following protein-coding sequences:
- the mnmA gene encoding tRNA 2-thiouridine(34) synthase MnmA, whose protein sequence is MSKHGRILVAMSGGIDSSLAAVLLHEQGYEVIGMTMKTWDYASSGGTKKETGCCSLDSINDARNIAVNLGFPHYILDIRSEFGDAVIDHFTGEYLEGRTPNPCVLCNTHIKWDALLRRADRLDCEFIATGHYANIRQVNDESTANGRFVISRGIDNLKDQSYVLWGVSQESLSRTKLPLGHLRKSEIREMAKDRGFIELVTKSESYEICFVPDNDYRGFLKRRVPGLEQSVAGGNFILEDAETGTRKVVGKHEGYPFYTIGQRKGLGIALGFPVFVTDIRKESNEVVLGIDKDLYRDGMIVSRLNLQKYAALEKPLETVTKVRYKDPGTPALITQEADDRIKVLFEQGVSAIAPGQAAVFYEGDDVIGGGWIMKSFRQSGRGDETTPFAMPALGHTA
- a CDS encoding DUF2846 domain-containing protein; its protein translation is MMTLLLIGFLGWLGGSADERGQPRSGQARLIIYRQREFGGNNYGIRLNDRKLGTLSTNRFLQVDLPPGRVKIESVKDYFSENQQLLLNLQPGQTYYVKAVEDIDFLTRTLLMAPMKPEQAERELRNLKPAKSNWPDSNP
- a CDS encoding sensor histidine kinase is translated as MPSRPKPYSILLFTVVAGGLLSYWGGLLYKGVWQQTDELRPNVGGLARYLLGILLLLGIIWGIAHLSYRLAFRRWLTRRETRFYYGIWLCVLADLLFELLQLRTDREPEFVDENLLVTGVLLAFVLAYGYVADALRTRREQIELVQQKTEAELTALKAQINPHFLFNALNTIYNEAQRVDNENVADMIQQLSGIMRFTLQESKQPLTSIDKELQFLEKYLALQRARLPESSYFRLSAQLDWDGQPAQIPPLLLVPFVENAFQYGISLTQSSYIELEITIENRVMRMQIVNSRTRASTRHGTGTGITNARQRLALMYPNRHELRISQTASSFRVELTINL
- a CDS encoding LytR/AlgR family response regulator transcription factor; the encoded protein is MLEAIAIDDEPAALEVIQRYAAKVPFLNLSQGFLNTTEALSALHTQRVDLLFLDIQMPDVLGTDFARLILPFHKAVIFTTAYADYAVEGFTLQALDYLLKPIEFGRFLQACNRAYAQLKPQGENSSSIFVKDGYDWIRIHLDEVLYIQSDTNLLFIHEQNRQVCTRMTIADMLATLPADRFIRVHKSYIVALKAIRRIERHQLTVGNVTIPLAGSYRDVVGQRLLRK
- a CDS encoding N-(5'-phosphoribosyl)anthranilate isomerase, giving the protein MALKTIVKISNVTNLSDARYCAGMGVDLLGFSMDESSEQYVAPETFKEIRSWVAGLHIVGETTSIDPLEIERLLELYQPDVLQIEEPALLPYLSTFDSRLILKADLALLTLDQLETYFSAIQTDQVDYFLLESKGNFHLDDDLKAILQRLATHYPILLGTGFTAESVHDLLTELPIQGIALTGGDEDRPGSRDFGELMDILEALETDD